AGTCAGTCTCTTTCTCCGGGAACGTCGCGGCGAGGTTCTCCCAGACTGATGAGCGGGGATAACTCATCCCGACGATGGCCGCCTTTCTTACCCCATTTTTCTCAAAGAAGACAACTTCCGGTCTGTAATCTGCCAGAATATGGACGTTCTCCGGCCACTGGATGGACTGCGACCAGGCGCTCTGGGGGTCGTGGTTACCGCAGGCGATGTAGACCGGGATATTGTGGCCATTAAGTCTCTCAAGGGCGTGGAGGAGTGTGAGCTGGTCGTAGATCTGCTGCCTCTGGCTGTCGTAGAGGTCGCCTGCGATCAGGAGAAAGTCGACCTCCTCCCTGAGGGCCAGGTCAACGATCTGGTCGAAGGCGCGGTACGATGCCTGGACCAGTCTTTCAGCCATATGCTCGTCCATTGCCCTGATACCGGCGAGGGGGCTGCCGAGGTGGAGGTCGGCGGTGTGGATGAAGGTTAGAGTGTCTGAAGATTTTTTTCGGGATTTTGTCATAGGATTGCCTCGGATTTTTTGTTCATGGGTGGATGC
Above is a genomic segment from Methanofollis sp. containing:
- a CDS encoding DNA repair exonuclease codes for the protein MTKSRKKSSDTLTFIHTADLHLGSPLAGIRAMDEHMAERLVQASYRAFDQIVDLALREEVDFLLIAGDLYDSQRQQIYDQLTLLHALERLNGHNIPVYIACGNHDPQSAWSQSIQWPENVHILADYRPEVVFFEKNGVRKAAIVGMSYPRSSVWENLAATFPEKETD